Proteins encoded together in one Psilocybe cubensis strain MGC-MH-2018 chromosome 8, whole genome shotgun sequence window:
- a CDS encoding putative cyclodipeptide synthase PUL1 produces MVLPLLLSDPSTSLRYGDIGKTVLHCLHVIHSMERAMSIFLEAVTYESLRLDDCSPPPTFSFSAFDAHVGDCACQTRAQMFWDLFSLYKVEENKRALANAITVLKSVKSNTVKLLEEIELNRAKPRSPSLMTLTTHQAVWKRIGFLSFLDLSTKDPEECIKPCHDAALRGGARSGHRHRDIVVDTEWKPDDIVFVSRLLTMCNMLSEFRFASIEAGPPARVKVRVDLPLMYERNARELDDLNVCNKRRIDFHIQSLSKTNRQTEAMQIYVSRVTADWVRKAAITGSGSWRCFPDSFFATNDRKITCVAAYASFLVVREAWLKSRIPILMMVQHFCSHGGYRNLYCRIVPNPAADMTAKDYSALGDVQWFDIEVLTVDQIASAPWNKTPHTIIIGMSCQGTIEDFRLRLLESQQGLLPAHHRCGQVDECALAIECTNISHLVSHFFSQHEQFPFVLPGGEDEIERVGSALECSLGPDAKHAFAMGRVGAEKFGTGRSARLATIEHIFLEYPCVFANDMKKVGEKPQVLGCQLE; encoded by the exons ATGGTACTCCCCCTACTCCTTTCTGACCCGAGTACTAGTCTGCGCTATGGCGAcattggaaagactgttcTTCACTGCCTTCATGTCATCCATTCCATGGAGCGCGCCATGTCCATTTTCTTGGAGGCAGTAACATATGAGAGTCTTAGACTTGACGACTgttctcctcctccgacgttctctttctctgcatTCGATGCGCACGTTGGAGACTGCGCGTGCCAAACGCGCGCACAAATGTTCTGGGATCTTTTCAGCTTGTACAAGGTAGAAGAAAACAAACGCGCCCTTGCCAACGCCATCACGGTCCTCAAATCCGTCAAGTCGAACACCGTTAAACTCCTTGAAGAGATAGAGCTGAACCGCGCAAAGCCACGCAGCCCTAGTCTGATGACACTCACTACTCACCAGGCTGTTTGGAAGCGTATCGgctttctctcttttctgGATCTCTCTACAAAGGATCCTGAAGAGTGTATCAAGCCGTGTCATGATG CGGCCCTCAGAGGCGGTGCTCGATCCGGTCATCGACATCGGGACATAGTAGTCGATACAGAATGGAAACCAGACGACATCGTCTTTGTTTCTCGGCTACTTACGATGTGCAACATGCTGTCCGAATTTCGATTCGCAAGCATTGAAGCAGGCCCGCCAGCTCGAGTCAAAGTCCGCGTAGACCTCCCGCTCATGTACGAGAGAAACGCAAGAGAGCTGGACGACCTGAACGTCTGCAATAAGCGCCGAATCGACTTCCACATCCAGTCCCTTTCAAAGACGAATCGGCAGACGGAGGCCATGCAGATATACGTATCTAGAGTGACGGCAGATTGGGTGCGGAAAGCCGCCATCACCGGGAGCGGCTCGTGGAGATG CTTCCCAGATAGCTTCTTTGCGACAAACGATCGAAAGATTACGTGTGTTGCCGCATATGCTTCTTTCCTGGTTGTTCGGGAGGCGTGGTTGAAGTCGAGGATACCCATCTTGATGATGGTGCAGCACTTCTGTTCTCACGGGG GGTATCGGAACTTGTACTGCCGCATTGTGCCCAACCCAGCGGCTGATATGACTGCAAAAGATTATTCGGCCCTCGGCGACGTTCAATGGTTCGACATCGAAGTGCTCACCGTCGACCAAATCGCATCTGCACCATGGAACAAGACCCCACATACCATTATAATCGGCATGTCATGCCAAGGCACCATCGAAGACTTCAGATTACGCCTGTTGGAGAGCCAGCAGGGTCTACTACCCGCCCACCATCGCTGTGGCCAAGTCGACGAATGCGCGCTGGCCATCGAATGCACCAATATCTCGCATTTGGTCTCTCACTTCTTTTCTCAGCACGAGCAGTTCCCGTTCGTGCTTCCTGGGGGTGAAGATGAGATTGAACGGGTTGGAAGTGCGTTGGAGTGCTCCCTTGGACCAGACGCGAAACATGCCTTTGCTATGGGCCGTGTTGGGGCGGAGAAGTTTGGGACTGGGAGGTCAGCCCGACTCGCCACAATCGAACATATCTTTTTGGAATATCCATGTGTATTTGCGAATGATATGAAAAAGGTCGGAGAAAAACCACAGGTTCTCGGATGTCAGCTGGAGTAA
- a CDS encoding Cytochrome P450 monooxygenase (Cytochrome P450 monooxygenase ARMGADRAFT_1018420) yields MFSVNDISPLTFAATAGILVVSYAYSSLAKGSRGNHPPGPIGLPFFGPRLSSTPWKDFAEWGKNYGDILYIKSYGKGIMVLNSHPAAVDLLDRRGSNYSDRQTFIMNEYLTRGLSFGMVNVGDMWRKMRRASHECLSKTGVTRYYHVQEREALIFTQNLLCDSSKWNQEVARTAASGMLTAVYDLPPRESINDPLVSKFNDFHEILISAVTPGLIEYSPWLQYLPSFLTPWKTKAQHRFLELSSFFGELMQDHGEQESSAFAPFLIREKDKLGLSDTESAWLAATVVAGFGSNNEALLWLFLALIAHPEKQQKCQEELDAIVGHSRMPTFEDRDNLPYIRATARELLRWKAISPLGTEHVSKEDDWYQGYFIPKGTMCLANLWLMNRNREVYGDDVEEFNPDRFIDSEGKLKPSISDTKDGTLCFNPGPSVNSAQHYNISLFCHFRSMCPARHLSNDIIFIFIARLLWAVKLSAVVDKTTGCPIIPDLTATIVDGVKTQVTLIPRVISDELLTSHMQTPASF; encoded by the exons ATGTTTTCTGTTAATGACATCTCTCCGCTCACTTTCGCAGCAACTGCTGGCATACTGGTTGTCTCTTACGCATATTCCAGCCTAGCTAAGGGGTCCAGAGGCAATCATCCACCTGGGCCAATAGGATTACCATTCTTTGGACCTCGACTATCCAGCACTCCGTGGAAAGACTTTGCAGAATGGGGGAAAAATTATG GTGATATACTGTATATCAAGAGCTACGGAAAAGGCATAATGGTTTTGAACTCTCACCCAGCAGCCGTTGACCTTCTTGACCGTCGAGGAAGCAACTATAGCGACCGTCAGACATTTATTA TGAACGAATACTTGACTCGTGGACTATCGTTCGGCATGGTCAACGTTGGTGACAT GTGGAGAAAGATGCGTCGGGCGAGCCATGAGTGCCTGAGCAAGACAGGAGTCACACGATATTATCATGTCCAGGAGAGAGAGGCTTTAATATTCACGCAGAATCTCCTTTGCGATTCCTCAAAGTGGAACCAAGAAGTAGCACG AACGGCCGCCTCTGGAATGCTCACTGCAGTATACGATCTGCCGCCTAGGGAGTCAATAAATGATCCCCTTGTTTCTAAATTTAATGACTTCCACGAGATTCTGATCAGCGCTGTAACGCCCGGCCTCATTGAATACTCACCGTGGTTGCAGTACCTTCCGTCGTTCTTAACTCCGTGGAAAACAAAGGCGCAACATCGCTTCCTCGAGCTATCCTCATTTTTCGGGGAGCTCATGCAAGAC CATGGGGAGCAGGAAAGCTCTGCGTTTGCCCCGTTTCTCATTCGCGAGAAAGACAAACTTGGGTTGAGTGACACTGAGTCGGCATGGCTCGCGGCGACCGT TGTGGCCGGGTTTGGATCG AACAATGAAGCATTGCTTTGGTTGTTCCTTGCATTGATCGCGCACCCCGAAAAGCAGCAAAAGTGCCAGGAAGAGCTTGACGCCATTGTCGGCCACTCAAGGATGCCAACATTTGAGGATAGGGACAATCTTCCGTATATTCGAGCAACCGCCAGGGAGTTGTTGAGGTGGAAGGCCATTTCTCCTCTCG GTACCGAGCATGTTTCCAAGGAG GATGATTGGTACCAGGGATATTTCATTCCGAAGGGTACCATGTGTCTTGCAAACTTGTG GTTGATGAACCGCAACCGGGAGGTATAC GGTGATGATGTCGAGGAGTTTAATCCAGATAGGTTTATTGACAGTGAAGGGAAACTTAAGCCTTCAATCAGTGACACAAAAGATGGTACGCTTTGTTTCAATCCGGGGCCTTCAGTCAATAGTGCTCAACATTATAATATCTCACTTTTCTGTCATTTTAGAAG CATGTGCCCTGCCCGGCACCTATCCAATGACAttatcttcatcttcatcgccCGGCTGTTATGGGCAGTCAAACTTTCCGCCGTGGTGGATAAAACAACTGGATGCCCCATTATCCCCGATTTGACGGCCACAATTGTCGACGGTGTGAAAACGCAAGTCACTCTGATTCCTCGCGTCATTTCAGACGAACTTCTAACATCTCATATGCAGACGCCCGCTTCCTTTTGA
- a CDS encoding Cytochrome P450 monooxygenase (Cytochrome P450 monooxygenase ARMGADRAFT_1018420), with translation MDNLLINYSFSTLLLFFPSLVMFAIDHNTVSLSGFQIPVALLVLFTVTSVVQWTLKFSKKYPPGPMGIPFFGNLFQLSKQGLNQWGHIYGDMAYLKVFGQGILLINSHTAAIDLLHRRSTIYSDRPSFVVINALTRGLFLGVLSYGDVWRKFRRGGHESMSKGAMGRYHKLQEREALIFTENLLKDSSDWHQEVSRMTISMLLSTVYDLPATISKDDPIIAKFNRFDNLLIEAAFPGNYLVEFFHWIKFLPSFIVPWKKRMADGYVEFSAFFEKLWNDTAKQVDAGEEKPGIAGYILRERQKLGFTEAQAAWLPATYANGSASITEVMLWFFLAMVAFPEQQKRCQDELDAVVGRSRMPTASDAENLPYMKALVKEVLRWRPVSPLGTQHVVKQDDWYEGRFIPKGTMCFANIWLMNRDKTVYGEDADEFNPGRFLDKDGNFVDIVGKTKDGYLESEGHVAYGFGARICPGRYYANEALLIVFSRLLWAATIKPGINASTGKSTIPDLRETVGAGITMRPPNFDIMVQRRFDEAPALLLQTKELL, from the exons ATGGATAATCTCTTAATTAACTACTCG TTTAGTACACTgcttttgttctttccatcCCTCGTCATGTTTGCCATTGACCATAACACGGTTTCCCTCTCTGGATTCCAGATTCCAGTGGCTCTTCTTGTTCTGTTCACTGTAACCTCCGTCGTACAATGGACTTtgaaattttcaaaaaagtACCCTCCTGGGCCAATGGGCATACCCTTCTTTGGTAACCTTTTCCAACTATCAAAACAGGGTCTGAACCAATGGGGTCATATATACG GCGACATGGCGTATCTCAAAGTCTTTGGTCAAGGAATCCTCTTGATCAACTCTCACACCGCTGCTATCGACCTTTTACACCGTCGCAGCACCATTTATAGTGACAGGCCCAGCTTCGTTG TCATTAACGCCCTCACTCGGGGATTATTTCTGGGAGTCCTCAGCTACGGTGACGT GTGGCGCAAATTCCGTCGTGGTGGGCATGAGAGCATGAGCAAAGGCGCCATGGGCCGTTACCACAAATTGCAGGAGCGAGAGGCCCTTATATTCACCGAAAACTTGCTGAAGGACTCGAGCGACTGGCACCAGGAAGTGTCACG AATGACGATATCTATGCTTTTGTCTACGGTGTACGACTTACCCGCAACAATTTCGAAAGATGATCCTATCATTGCCAAGTTCAACAGATTTGACAATCTCTTGATTGAAGCGGCGTTTCCTGGAAATTATCTTGTTGAATTCTTCCATTGGATCAAGTTTCTACCTTCATTCATTGTTCCCTGGAAGAAGAGAATGGCTGATGGCTATGTCGAGTTTTCCGCCTTCTTCGAAAAGCTCTGGAATGATACCGCAAAACAAGTT GATGCAGGAGAAGAGAAGCCTGGTATCGCTGGATATATATTGCGTGAGCGGCAGAAATTGGGATTTACCGAAGCGCAAGCTGCCTGGCTCCCTGCCACCTA CGCAAACGGGTCAGCTTCC ATTACGGAGGTAATGCTTTGGTTTTTCCTGGCCATGGTGGCGTTTCCGGAACAGCAGAAGCGCTGCCAAGACGAGCTCGATGCTGTTGTCGGTCGGTCCAGGATGCCAACAGCGAGCGACGCTGAAAACCTTCCTTACATGAAGGCATTGGTCAAGGAGGTCCTGCGCTGGAGGCCGGTTTCCCCCCTCG GAACGCAGCATGTGGTAAAGCAA GATGACTGGTACGAAGGGCGCTTCATTCCGAAAGGCACAATGTGTTTTGCAAATATATG GTTAATGAATCGGGATAAGACAGTCTAT GGTGAAGACGCCGACGAATTTAATCCTGGTCGTTTCCTTGACAAGGATGGCAATTTTGTTGACATCGTTGGTAAAACTAAAGACGGTTACCTGGAATCTGAAG GCCACGTCGCATAT GGATTTGGCGCTAG GATATGCCCTGGTCGGTACTATGCAAATGAAGCCTTACTCATTGTATTTTCGAGGCTACTGTGGGCTGCTACCATAAAGCCTGGAATCAACGCTAGCACAGGGAAATCGACAATTCCCGACTTGAGAGAGACTGTAGGAGCCGGGATTACGAT GCGTCCCCCGAATTTCGATATTATGGTACAGCGTCGATTCGACGAAGCACCCGCGCTGTTATTGCAAACAAAGGAGCTCCTTTGA
- a CDS encoding Allergen Tha p 2, with protein sequence MPAIRSMWIVASLALSTALLSSAQQTLSSGVQAEYNSICQDQAAQNGIEDPGNWVWSDDEEYCVPNALDSNSPDDVQAIESGVESGVENGIGAVEQGVGDVASGVGSVAGSLGLRSAKFARAIEAPQACDEGMSTCLQNCGDYNPKNYQDGEAGAWAGCRASCSFRCSPARGGCWKGYCWAGCSTGFPIVEGKEWCYTTQSYSQSYQYVRCSDASQCDKNWKCGGPCAAF encoded by the exons ATGCCAGCCATCCGTTCCATGTGGATCGTCGCCTCTTTGGCTCTGAGCACCGCGCTCCTTTCGTCCGCCCAGCAGACTCTCAGCAGCGGAGTCCAAGCCGAATACAACAGCATCTGCCAGGATCAAGCAGCCCAAAACGGAATCGAGGACCCAGGCAATTGGGTGTGgtccgacgacgaagaatACTGTGTCCCAAACGCTTTAGACTCCAATTCTCCAGA TGACGTCCAAGCCATTGAATCTGGCGTCGAATCAGGCGTTGAGAACGGCATTGGCGCTGTCGAGCAAGGTGTCGGCGACGTCGCGTCCGGCGTTGGCAGCGTCGCGGGCTCTCTCGGATTGCGCTCCGCCAAGTTCGCGCGTGCGATCGAGGCCCCTCAAGCATGCGATGAGGGAATGTCAACTTGCCTGCAAAATTGCGGTGACTACAACCCAAAGAACTACCAAGACGGCGAGGCGGGCGCGTGGGCTGGGTGTCGCGCTTCGTGCAGCTTCCGCTGCAGTCCTGCCCGTGGAGGGTGCTGGAAGGGATACTGCTGGGCTGGGTGCAGCACTGGATTCCCGATTGTTGAAGGAAAGGAGTGGTGCTATACCACACAGAGCTATAGCCAGAGCTACCAGTACGTCCGGTGCAGCGATGCATCGCAGTGCGACAAGAACTGGAAGTGTGGAGGACCGTGCGCAGCGTTTTGA